The Blautia hydrogenotrophica DSM 10507 genome window below encodes:
- a CDS encoding lactonase family protein — MNKKKYVAYVGTYVHGSSKGLNVYDVDVENGILTPRNEVEVSNSSYVSVSRNLKYLYSIEDDGVAVFKRDGNGDLERLNSVDIEGMRGCFLSTDYSGNYLFVGGYHDGKVTLVEILPDGRLGKVLDGVFHRGLGSVAERNFRPHVNCVRPTKDNQYLCAVDNGIDQVKLYRIEPRTKKLMLADILRCTRESGPRNIRFSKDGRFAYILFELSNEIRVYTYDGSGKDPQFEEIQVISTLSENGAQDAVHDAASGFAMTADGKHIFCSTAGENAVSMFKIDEESGMLEKRFVLPISGDYPKDLAIFPDGRHIAVANHASNSITMFTVDYEKDILVMHGRPLKVETPNCISIIQVPEE, encoded by the coding sequence GTGAATAAGAAAAAATACGTGGCATATGTGGGAACCTACGTCCATGGAAGCAGCAAGGGATTGAATGTATATGATGTAGATGTAGAAAATGGAATCCTGACTCCGCGCAACGAGGTGGAGGTCAGCAATTCTTCCTATGTGTCAGTGTCCCGGAATTTAAAATATCTGTATTCCATAGAAGATGACGGTGTGGCTGTATTTAAGCGTGACGGCAATGGAGATTTGGAACGTCTGAACAGTGTGGACATTGAGGGTATGAGGGGATGCTTTTTATCCACCGATTACAGCGGCAACTATCTGTTTGTGGGCGGTTATCACGATGGAAAAGTGACTTTGGTTGAAATCCTTCCGGACGGACGGCTGGGAAAGGTGCTGGATGGGGTGTTCCATCGTGGATTGGGAAGCGTGGCAGAGAGAAATTTTCGACCGCATGTAAACTGTGTGCGGCCGACGAAAGACAATCAGTATCTGTGTGCTGTGGATAACGGAATTGACCAAGTGAAACTGTATCGGATTGAGCCGAGAACAAAGAAATTGATGTTGGCGGATATTTTGCGGTGTACAAGAGAGTCTGGACCTAGAAATATTCGTTTCAGTAAAGACGGGAGATTTGCCTACATTCTGTTTGAGCTGAGTAATGAGATTCGGGTCTACACCTATGACGGAAGCGGAAAAGACCCGCAGTTCGAGGAAATTCAAGTGATAAGTACTTTGTCAGAGAATGGAGCGCAAGACGCAGTGCATGATGCGGCTTCAGGTTTTGCGATGACAGCAGATGGAAAGCATATTTTCTGTTCTACGGCCGGAGAGAATGCGGTATCCATGTTTAAAATTGATGAGGAAAGTGGGATGCTAGAGAAAAGGTTTGTGCTCCCCATCAGTGGAGATTACCCGAAGGATTTGGCGATTTTTCCGGACGGCAGACATATTGCCGTCGCGAATCATGCTAGCAACAGCATCACGATGTTTACTGTAGACTATGAAAAGGACATCTTGGTGATGCATGGAAGGCCTCTGAAGGTGGAGACCCCCAACTGTATCAGCATCATCCAGGTACCGGAGGAATAA
- a CDS encoding magnesium transporter CorA family protein, translating into MIRIFKTVDGAIHQVEEPEEGCWIALTNPTATEIFELSERFQIEVDDLRAPLDEEERSRIEVEDTYTLILVDVPMIEERNEKDWYGTIPLGIIVSEDMIITVCLEDTPVLTRFMEGRVRSFYTYMKTRFILQILHRNASMYLRYLRIIDKKSEQIEEKLHKSTRNRELMELLELEKSLVYFSTSLRSNEVVLEKLLKVESIKKYPDDTDLLEDVIIENKQAMEMANIYSGILNGMMGTFASVISNNLNIVMKALAVITIVMSIPTIVFSAYGMNVKISGMPFADSHWGFLIIILASVIISLVAALILSKKKFF; encoded by the coding sequence GTGATTCGGATTTTTAAGACGGTAGACGGTGCAATCCATCAAGTGGAGGAACCTGAGGAGGGATGCTGGATTGCATTGACAAATCCTACGGCAACTGAAATTTTTGAGCTTTCAGAGCGGTTTCAGATAGAAGTGGACGATCTTCGTGCCCCTTTGGATGAGGAAGAACGTTCTCGTATCGAGGTGGAAGACACCTACACTTTGATTTTGGTGGATGTTCCTATGATTGAAGAGCGAAACGAGAAAGACTGGTACGGCACGATTCCTCTGGGTATTATCGTGAGTGAAGATATGATTATCACGGTGTGTCTGGAAGACACGCCAGTTTTGACACGTTTTATGGAAGGGCGGGTAAGGAGTTTTTATACTTATATGAAAACTCGGTTTATCTTGCAGATTCTCCACAGGAACGCGAGTATGTATCTGCGCTATCTGCGTATTATAGATAAGAAAAGTGAGCAGATAGAAGAGAAACTGCATAAGTCCACGAGAAACCGAGAGCTGATGGAATTACTGGAATTGGAGAAATCTCTGGTATACTTCAGCACGTCTTTGAGGTCCAACGAGGTAGTGTTAGAAAAACTGTTGAAGGTAGAGTCTATTAAGAAATATCCTGACGACACAGATCTTTTAGAGGATGTCATCATCGAGAATAAGCAGGCTATGGAGATGGCTAACATATACAGTGGCATCTTAAATGGCATGATGGGGACGTTTGCATCGGTTATCTCCAATAACCTGAACATTGTGATGAAGGCATTAGCTGTTATCACCATCGTAATGTCTATTCCGACGATTGTATTCAGTGCTTACGGCATGAATGTGAAGATATCTGGTATGCCCTTTGCCGACAGCCATTGGGGATTTTTGATTATTATTCTAGCGTCTGTGATTATCAGCCTTGTAGCTGCCTTGATATTGTCGAAAAAGAAATTTTTCTAG
- a CDS encoding rhomboid family intramembrane serine protease produces the protein MKIINKLERKFGRFGIPHLTNYILVCYVIGYLLSMTKTSLISYLYLEPGLILQGQIWRLITWVLVPPGMSNILFVLIMLMFYYSLGTTLERTWGTFRYTLYIFSGLLFTVIGAFLLYFIEGGYVLFAGMFSTYYISMSILLAFAVSYPDMRVLLYFVIPIKMKWMAFVYVAMIGYDIFNYVRMGVWQMAVPIVASLLNFIIFFLSTRDIQRYHPKEVKRRQEFKKAVNPTKVTTITKHKCAVCGRTERDGENLEFRFCSKCNGNYEYCQDHLYTHEHVK, from the coding sequence ATGAAGATCATTAACAAATTAGAGCGTAAATTTGGACGATTTGGAATTCCGCATTTGACCAACTATATTCTTGTGTGTTATGTGATAGGATATCTGCTCAGCATGACAAAGACCTCGCTGATATCCTATCTTTATCTGGAACCTGGGCTGATTTTGCAGGGTCAGATCTGGAGGTTGATTACTTGGGTATTAGTCCCGCCGGGAATGTCTAATATTCTTTTTGTGCTGATTATGCTGATGTTTTATTATTCCCTCGGAACGACGCTGGAGCGTACCTGGGGAACATTCCGGTATACGTTGTATATATTTTCAGGACTGCTATTTACCGTGATCGGTGCTTTTCTTCTGTATTTCATTGAGGGAGGCTATGTACTCTTTGCCGGAATGTTTTCAACATATTATATCAGTATGTCTATTCTCCTGGCATTTGCGGTTTCCTATCCGGATATGCGGGTGCTGCTGTACTTTGTAATTCCAATTAAGATGAAGTGGATGGCTTTTGTCTATGTGGCGATGATAGGATACGATATCTTCAACTATGTGAGGATGGGTGTCTGGCAGATGGCAGTTCCGATTGTGGCTTCTCTGCTAAACTTTATCATCTTCTTTTTATCTACACGGGATATACAGCGTTATCATCCCAAAGAAGTCAAGCGCAGGCAGGAGTTTAAAAAAGCAGTCAACCCGACGAAGGTGACGACGATCACAAAACACAAATGTGCAGTTTGTGGTAGGACGGAGCGGGACGGAGAGAATTTGGAGTTTCGTTTCTGTTCAAAGTGCAATGGAAATTATGAGTACTGTCAAGATCATCTGTATACACATGAACATGTGAAATGA
- the pyk gene encoding pyruvate kinase has product MKRTKIICTLGPATDKEDVLEELVKNGMDIARFNFSHGDHEEHKGRMNRLKTVRDELSLPIATVLDTKGPEIRTGLLKDGKKVTLKKGEEFVLTLGDYVGDEKKVAISYKGLCEDVEPGRTILIDDGLIGLRVEKIIDKDIVCRVENGGELGEHKGVNVPNVKVRLPGITEKDKEDILFGISQGFDYIAASFVRNGEVIREIRELLNENNGGHIGIIAKIENAEGVDNIDEIIQEVDGIMVARGDLGVEIPSSQVPHIQKQIIRKCNENYVPVITATQMLDSMIRNPRPTRAEVADVANAIYDGTDAIMLSGETAAGAYPVVALRTMVEIAETTEPYVSHRRFVRDRKMFLGKMVSSAVGYAAVNAAHDLSAKCIVTPTMSGETAKLISNFRPDVPIYAVTPNEVVQHQLQLYWGICPLRGYQRETTEHIIAQSMGVVRQNGLVEKGELVVFTCGDPATNVRTGEGFVTNMLHIVEAK; this is encoded by the coding sequence ATGAAAAGAACGAAGATCATTTGTACTTTGGGACCGGCAACGGACAAGGAGGATGTCCTGGAAGAGTTGGTAAAGAATGGAATGGATATTGCCAGATTTAACTTTTCCCATGGAGACCACGAAGAACACAAAGGCCGGATGAATCGGTTGAAGACAGTCAGAGATGAGCTTAGTCTGCCAATTGCCACTGTTTTGGATACAAAGGGGCCGGAAATCAGGACTGGACTTTTGAAAGACGGAAAAAAAGTGACTCTGAAAAAGGGAGAAGAGTTTGTCCTGACACTTGGCGACTATGTGGGAGATGAGAAGAAGGTGGCCATTTCTTACAAAGGGCTCTGTGAAGATGTGGAGCCTGGAAGGACTATTCTCATTGATGATGGTCTGATTGGTCTTAGAGTAGAAAAGATTATAGATAAAGATATTGTCTGCCGGGTTGAAAATGGTGGAGAGCTGGGAGAGCATAAGGGAGTCAATGTGCCGAATGTGAAAGTGCGCCTGCCCGGGATTACCGAGAAGGACAAAGAAGACATTCTCTTTGGAATTTCTCAGGGATTTGACTATATAGCGGCGTCTTTTGTGAGAAATGGAGAGGTCATCCGTGAGATTCGTGAACTACTGAACGAAAACAACGGTGGACATATCGGGATTATCGCAAAGATAGAGAATGCGGAAGGTGTAGACAATATTGACGAGATTATTCAGGAAGTAGACGGCATTATGGTGGCCAGAGGGGATTTGGGAGTAGAGATTCCGTCCAGTCAGGTTCCACATATTCAAAAGCAAATCATCCGAAAATGTAATGAGAATTATGTGCCGGTCATCACGGCGACCCAGATGCTGGACTCCATGATTCGAAATCCGCGTCCTACTCGGGCGGAAGTGGCTGATGTGGCGAATGCAATCTACGACGGGACAGATGCGATCATGCTGTCCGGGGAGACGGCTGCCGGTGCGTATCCGGTTGTGGCGTTGAGAACCATGGTGGAGATCGCTGAGACCACAGAGCCTTATGTGAGTCACCGCAGGTTTGTTCGTGACAGGAAAATGTTTCTCGGTAAGATGGTATCCAGCGCAGTGGGTTATGCGGCGGTAAACGCAGCTCATGATTTGTCAGCAAAATGTATTGTGACGCCCACAATGTCTGGGGAGACCGCGAAGCTGATCTCTAATTTCCGTCCGGATGTTCCCATCTATGCGGTTACGCCTAACGAGGTGGTACAGCATCAGCTTCAGCTGTATTGGGGAATCTGCCCGCTCAGAGGGTATCAGAGAGAGACCACGGAGCATATCATTGCCCAGTCTATGGGGGTCGTCCGTCAAAATGGTCTGGTTGAGAAAGGTGAGCTGGTGGTTTTCACCTGCGGAGATCCGGCCACAAATGTGAGAACCGGTGAGGGCTTCGTGACCAATATGCTTCACATTGTGGAGGCAAAATAA
- a CDS encoding diaminopimelate decarboxylase, with product MKKKPFVTLEKLKEITKEYPTPFHLYDEKGIRENAKALKEAFAWNKGYKEYFAVKATPNPYLIQILQEYGCGCDCSSLTELMMAKALGCKGDDIMFSSNATPANEYEYARKIGAIINLDDITHIDFLEKVTGSIPKKISCRYNPGGLFKISNDIMDNPGDAKYGMTTEQIFEAFKILKSKGAQEFGIHAFLASNTVTNDYYPTLAKVLFEVAVKLKEETGAKITFINLSGGIGIPYRPDQTANDIRVIGEGVRKVYEEVLVPAGMGDVALYTELGRFMMGPYGALVTTAIHEKHTYKEYIGCDACAANLMRPAMYGAYHHITVMGKEDAPCDHTYDVTGSLCENNDKFAIDRKLPKIEMGDLLFLHDAGAHGFSMGYNYNGKLRSAEILLKEDGSYQMIRRAEKPQDYFATFDCFPIYEKLTEDAEK from the coding sequence ATGAAGAAAAAACCATTTGTAACATTGGAGAAATTAAAAGAGATCACAAAGGAATATCCGACACCCTTTCATCTCTATGACGAAAAAGGAATCCGTGAAAATGCGAAGGCTCTAAAAGAGGCCTTTGCGTGGAACAAGGGATATAAAGAGTACTTCGCAGTAAAAGCTACACCAAATCCATATCTAATTCAGATTCTTCAGGAGTATGGTTGTGGCTGTGACTGCTCTTCGCTGACTGAGCTCATGATGGCGAAAGCTTTGGGCTGCAAAGGGGACGATATTATGTTTTCCTCCAATGCGACGCCTGCCAATGAGTATGAGTATGCCAGAAAGATCGGGGCGATTATTAATCTGGATGATATCACGCATATTGATTTTCTGGAAAAAGTGACAGGGAGCATTCCAAAAAAAATTAGCTGCCGCTATAATCCAGGCGGATTGTTCAAAATCAGCAATGATATTATGGATAATCCCGGGGATGCGAAGTACGGGATGACTACGGAGCAGATTTTCGAGGCATTTAAGATTCTAAAGAGTAAAGGGGCGCAGGAATTTGGAATTCACGCTTTCTTGGCGAGCAACACAGTGACCAATGACTACTATCCGACTCTAGCAAAAGTGCTGTTTGAGGTGGCTGTAAAATTGAAGGAAGAGACCGGTGCGAAGATTACCTTCATCAATTTGTCGGGAGGAATCGGCATTCCTTATCGCCCAGATCAGACAGCCAACGATATCCGTGTTATCGGAGAGGGTGTGCGCAAAGTCTACGAGGAGGTTCTGGTTCCGGCAGGAATGGGTGATGTCGCTTTGTATACGGAGCTGGGGCGTTTTATGATGGGCCCGTACGGTGCTCTGGTGACGACGGCCATTCATGAGAAACATACTTATAAGGAATACATCGGCTGTGACGCCTGTGCGGCAAACCTGATGCGTCCTGCGATGTATGGAGCTTATCATCATATCACGGTCATGGGAAAAGAGGATGCACCTTGCGATCATACTTATGATGTGACAGGGTCTCTGTGTGAGAACAATGATAAATTTGCAATCGACCGGAAGCTTCCAAAGATCGAGATGGGAGATCTTCTGTTTCTGCACGATGCCGGTGCACATGGATTTTCCATGGGATATAATTACAACGGAAAACTGAGATCCGCCGAGATTTTGTTGAAGGAGGACGGCAGCTATCAGATGATTCGCAGAGCTGAGAAGCCGCAGGATTATTTTGCTACCTTTGACTGTTTTCCGATTTACGAAAAGCTGACGGAGGATGCTGAAAAATAG
- a CDS encoding VOC family protein, with protein MKLRNVLIVVKDIEKSKQFYHDLFGLDMVLDNDGNMILTEGLVLQEEKIWREFLQKEIIPENHSCELYFEERDIEAFVQKLERLYPSVKYVNRLMTHSWGQKVIRFYDLDGNLIEVGTPM; from the coding sequence ATGAAACTGAGAAATGTGTTGATTGTTGTAAAGGACATCGAAAAATCAAAGCAATTTTATCATGATTTGTTTGGGCTCGACATGGTGCTGGACAACGATGGCAATATGATTTTAACGGAGGGCCTCGTACTCCAAGAAGAAAAAATTTGGAGAGAGTTTCTCCAAAAGGAGATCATTCCAGAGAATCATTCCTGTGAACTATATTTTGAAGAACGTGATATAGAGGCCTTTGTCCAAAAGCTCGAAAGGCTGTATCCTTCGGTTAAATATGTCAACAGGCTTATGACACACAGCTGGGGACAAAAAGTAATTCGATTTTACGACCTGGACGGAAATTTGATAGAGGTGGGAACTCCGATGTAA
- a CDS encoding LacI family DNA-binding transcriptional regulator translates to MGKSRVTIRDIAREAGVSHATVSRALNNHREINIETRKRIHELARQMNYIPDGIARGLVTNRSNCVGMIIPDMDNQFVDRVVDGAEDYLNGNGRCMILAQSRYQEGKELNLVKTMLEQRVEGLIVSPLSVDNLTKIKELCQDIPLVFVCADTSEYGERCVASDDYSIGRCVAEYLLSLGHREILYMGGDEKNQGICRRVQGFRKVLEEQGYTDIEERVIMCPLPRESGYEQTQRLIRRGKLPTAIAAANDMMAIGVMEALYHDGYRVPEDVSVIGCDDIDFAGFPQISLTTIAQPGYEIGRRAAKMLFQEKERGQNRIILEPSLKIRKSCQAYNGG, encoded by the coding sequence ATGGGAAAAAGTAGGGTGACGATTCGGGATATCGCTAGGGAAGCAGGGGTATCTCATGCGACTGTGTCGAGAGCTTTAAATAATCACCGGGAAATCAATATTGAGACTCGAAAAAGGATTCACGAATTGGCTAGACAGATGAACTACATTCCGGATGGAATCGCAAGGGGATTGGTGACGAACCGCTCTAATTGTGTTGGCATGATTATTCCAGACATGGACAACCAGTTTGTAGATCGGGTGGTGGACGGGGCGGAAGATTACCTTAATGGAAACGGTCGGTGTATGATTCTGGCTCAATCTAGATATCAGGAAGGCAAAGAGCTGAATTTGGTGAAGACAATGCTAGAGCAGAGGGTCGAGGGATTGATTGTTAGTCCTCTGTCAGTGGACAATTTGACGAAGATCAAAGAGCTCTGTCAAGATATTCCTCTGGTCTTTGTGTGTGCGGATACCTCGGAATATGGAGAGAGATGTGTAGCTTCTGATGATTACTCCATTGGAAGGTGTGTGGCGGAATATCTGCTGAGTCTGGGACACAGGGAAATATTGTATATGGGCGGCGATGAAAAAAATCAGGGAATATGCAGAAGGGTTCAAGGGTTCCGGAAAGTACTGGAAGAACAGGGATACACAGATATAGAAGAACGGGTGATTATGTGCCCTCTTCCAAGAGAATCAGGCTATGAACAGACGCAGAGACTGATTCGTCGGGGAAAGCTTCCGACTGCGATTGCGGCTGCGAATGACATGATGGCCATCGGGGTGATGGAAGCATTGTACCATGACGGTTATCGCGTGCCAGAAGATGTATCTGTGATTGGGTGTGATGATATTGATTTCGCGGGATTTCCACAGATTTCTCTGACTACCATTGCCCAGCCAGGATACGAGATAGGCAGAAGAGCAGCGAAAATGCTTTTTCAGGAGAAAGAACGGGGACAGAATAGAATAATCTTAGAACCGTCTTTGAAGATCAGGAAATCCTGCCAGGCATATAATGGGGGATAA
- a CDS encoding DeoR/GlpR family DNA-binding transcription regulator gives MLATERRELICKIVNEKKRVRVSELSRRLHTTEATVRRDLSELQNEKKVLRTHGGAVSVSFKADKKKEQRQEEKRRAYRAMAEAVYSFLREGDTLLLDGSESVLELCGLLKTGKKRGITVVTNSFQVVESLKDGDLVLIHVGGNVNSGSCISVGTIAENVIRSLRVNKAIFSVQGVEPRYGCSVLDFAEASMKHVMMESAEQVFVLAEHSSFSSEYLAKVTDSLEGVDYLITDCHTPKLDYTPYSKKVKLVTAL, from the coding sequence ATGCTTGCAACGGAGCGCAGAGAATTAATTTGTAAAATTGTCAATGAAAAGAAAAGGGTCAGGGTTTCAGAACTGAGCCGCCGTCTGCATACTACGGAAGCAACCGTGAGACGAGATCTCTCAGAGCTTCAAAATGAGAAAAAAGTGTTGAGAACTCACGGAGGAGCTGTCTCAGTCTCTTTCAAAGCGGATAAGAAAAAGGAACAGCGGCAAGAGGAAAAGAGGCGGGCGTACAGAGCTATGGCGGAGGCAGTCTATAGTTTTTTGAGGGAGGGGGATACTCTTCTTTTGGATGGCTCGGAGAGCGTATTGGAGCTTTGCGGCCTTTTAAAAACCGGTAAGAAAAGGGGAATCACTGTGGTCACGAATTCTTTCCAGGTTGTGGAAAGTTTGAAGGACGGAGATCTTGTATTGATACATGTGGGAGGAAATGTCAATTCTGGTAGTTGTATCAGCGTGGGAACGATTGCAGAGAATGTAATCCGTTCTTTGAGGGTGAACAAAGCGATATTCAGTGTACAGGGTGTGGAACCTCGTTATGGTTGTTCTGTACTGGATTTCGCTGAGGCCTCCATGAAACATGTGATGATGGAGAGTGCAGAGCAAGTTTTTGTACTGGCAGAGCACAGTAGTTTTTCCTCTGAGTATCTGGCAAAAGTGACAGATTCGTTAGAAGGGGTAGATTATCTGATTACGGACTGTCATACGCCAAAACTGGACTATACTCCTTACAGCAAAAAAGTTAAGCTGGTGACGGCATTGTAA
- a CDS encoding DUF2325 domain-containing protein — protein MSVVIVGGHDRMVCQYKRICKKYNCKAKVFTQMSAQLNKQMGSPDLFILFTNTVSHKMVKCALDEAKRSKAQVVRCHTSSGTALIDILECQMGAVTA, from the coding sequence ATGAGCGTAGTAATTGTGGGAGGACATGACCGTATGGTCTGCCAATACAAAAGAATTTGTAAAAAGTATAACTGCAAAGCGAAAGTGTTTACGCAAATGTCGGCTCAGCTGAATAAGCAGATGGGTAGTCCGGATTTGTTTATTCTGTTTACGAATACAGTTTCCCATAAAATGGTGAAATGTGCCTTGGATGAGGCGAAGAGAAGCAAGGCCCAGGTAGTTCGGTGCCATACCAGCAGTGGTACCGCTCTTATCGATATTTTAGAGTGTCAGATGGGAGCGGTTACAGCGTAA
- a CDS encoding DNA polymerase Y family protein has protein sequence MFDKVIFHIDVNSAFLSWEAVYRMEVLGGKVDLRKKVCAVGGDVASRRGIILAKSIGAKKYGVRTGESILEARKKCPNLELVPANYPLYQRCSQAFLKILREYSPCVEQYSIDEAFVDMTGTRCLWGEPRQAAKKMKDRIRQELGFTVNIGISSNKLLAKMASDFEKPDKVHTLFVSEIQEKMWPLPVSELFFVGRATEKKLDTLGIHTIGDLAETDLQILRKHLKKHGEVIWSFANGKDVSLVEEEPPQMKGYGNSTTIPFDVTDASTAKMILLSLAETVASRLRRDGRKAEVISVQIKDFQLCTVSHQKTMEFATDITSEIHRAACELFEELWNGQPIRLLGIHTSHLRDQQEARQLNLFDRSDYEKQERLDAAIDRIRERYGVDSVKRAVFVESPIDHMCGRATREKRKVDYSKIHIE, from the coding sequence ATGTTCGATAAAGTGATTTTTCACATAGATGTGAATTCAGCATTTTTGAGCTGGGAGGCTGTCTATCGAATGGAGGTCCTAGGTGGCAAGGTGGATCTCCGAAAAAAAGTGTGTGCGGTAGGCGGAGATGTTGCCTCGCGCAGAGGCATTATTTTGGCAAAGTCCATAGGGGCTAAAAAGTACGGGGTTCGTACCGGAGAGAGCATTTTGGAAGCTAGAAAAAAGTGTCCGAATCTGGAATTGGTTCCTGCGAACTATCCCTTATACCAGAGGTGCTCTCAGGCTTTTTTGAAGATATTGAGAGAATACTCTCCGTGTGTGGAGCAATATTCCATTGATGAAGCATTTGTGGATATGACAGGGACAAGATGTCTGTGGGGAGAACCCAGACAGGCGGCAAAGAAGATGAAAGACCGCATTCGTCAGGAATTGGGCTTTACGGTAAACATCGGAATTTCCAGCAATAAGCTGCTGGCAAAAATGGCCTCTGATTTTGAAAAACCGGATAAGGTTCATACGTTGTTTGTCTCGGAGATACAGGAGAAGATGTGGCCGCTTCCTGTGTCAGAATTGTTTTTTGTGGGGAGAGCGACGGAGAAAAAGCTGGATACTTTGGGAATTCATACGATTGGGGATTTGGCTGAAACAGACTTGCAGATTTTAAGAAAACATTTGAAAAAACATGGGGAAGTAATTTGGAGTTTTGCAAATGGAAAGGATGTCTCTTTGGTGGAAGAAGAGCCGCCTCAGATGAAGGGATACGGTAATTCCACAACAATACCGTTTGATGTGACGGATGCTTCCACTGCAAAGATGATTTTGTTGTCCTTGGCGGAGACTGTAGCGTCCAGACTACGCAGAGACGGAAGAAAAGCCGAAGTGATTTCGGTGCAGATTAAAGATTTTCAGCTTTGTACAGTCAGTCATCAAAAGACCATGGAGTTTGCCACAGATATCACCAGTGAGATTCATCGGGCGGCCTGTGAGCTGTTTGAGGAGCTTTGGAATGGACAACCAATTCGGCTTCTGGGAATTCACACGTCACATCTAAGAGACCAGCAGGAGGCACGTCAGCTGAATTTATTTGACAGAAGCGATTATGAGAAACAGGAAAGGTTGGATGCGGCGATTGACAGAATTCGAGAGAGATACGGGGTAGATTCTGTGAAAAGGGCGGTGTTTGTGGAAAGCCCGATTGACCATATGTGCGGGAGAGCAACACGGGAAAAGAGAAAGGTTGACTACAGCAAAATTCATATAGAATAA
- a CDS encoding acyl-CoA thioesterase — MKKCVWKHKVQYYETDQMKVVHHSNYIRWFEEARVAFLEEIGCPYDLMEEKGIISPVLEVTCQYKEMVRFGDTVEISAWISSFNGIKFCLSYEIHNIKDGSLCTSGTSKHCFISPEGKLLSLKRENPKLYEHLKQLTE, encoded by the coding sequence ATGAAAAAATGTGTCTGGAAACATAAGGTTCAATACTATGAGACCGATCAAATGAAAGTTGTACACCATTCCAATTATATTCGCTGGTTCGAAGAGGCAAGAGTCGCCTTCCTAGAAGAAATCGGCTGTCCCTACGACTTAATGGAAGAAAAAGGAATTATCAGCCCTGTCTTGGAAGTCACTTGCCAATACAAAGAAATGGTCCGCTTTGGCGACACGGTGGAGATTTCCGCCTGGATTTCCTCCTTCAACGGCATCAAATTCTGCCTTTCCTATGAGATTCATAATATAAAAGATGGAAGTCTGTGTACATCTGGCACCAGCAAACATTGTTTTATAAGTCCAGAGGGAAAACTGCTCTCCTTAAAACGGGAGAACCCAAAGCTCTACGAACATCTAAAACAACTCACTGAATAA
- a CDS encoding anti-sigma factor family protein has translation MDCRTAESLVNAYINRTLPLDQLEEFIDHVRSCSSCYEELETYYIVHFAIQHLEDENEENNVTLDMYKMLKQDLHNRELYVHRKKIQKVLRLLLLVFFLLVVMGLLIFTAVQLGHIKILV, from the coding sequence ATGGATTGCAGAACAGCGGAGAGCTTGGTCAACGCATATATCAATCGGACCTTACCGCTAGATCAATTGGAGGAGTTTATCGATCATGTACGCTCCTGTTCGTCCTGTTATGAAGAGCTGGAGACTTACTATATCGTTCATTTTGCTATCCAGCATTTGGAAGATGAGAACGAAGAAAATAATGTGACGCTGGATATGTACAAGATGCTGAAGCAGGATTTGCATAACCGTGAGCTTTATGTACATAGAAAGAAAATTCAGAAGGTTTTGCGCCTGCTCCTGCTGGTGTTCTTTCTGTTGGTGGTGATGGGATTGTTGATTTTTACCGCCGTGCAGCTGGGGCATATCAAAATTTTAGTTTGA